GGTCCGCCCACTTCAAGAGGCAGCGCGCACAGTTCATGGTGACACCCATCCAAACGGTTCCAACCGTTTCGGCCTGGTCGAATAGGTACTCGATTCGGTTTTCTTCGGGCAGTCGCCCACCCTCGCCATAAATCATGTGATTGCGGAGAAACGCCGTAGCCAATTTCTGCTCTTGAGTAGGATTGGGCAACAGGTCTCCTGCGATCTGTTCGATCGAAAATTGATCGTAGGGCATGTTGTTATTGAACGCCTGAATGACCCAATCACGCCAAGGCCACATGCCTCGTTCCGGATCGTTTTGATAGCCATTACTGTCAGCATAGCGAGCCGCATCCAACCAGTCCCAAGCCATACGTTCGCCATAGCGTGGTGAAGCTAACAATCGGTCGATCACCTTTTCCAATGCATCTGGCGACTCATCCGCAACAAAGGCATCCACCTCTTCCGGAGTAGGAGGAAATCCTGTGAGATCCAAAGAAATTCTTCGGATCAAGGTTTCCTTTTCTGCTAAAGGCGAAGGATTGATCTCATCTCCCTCCAAAGAGGCTAATACAAAGTGATCGATTTCATTTTTACCCAATCCCCGTTGGTCACTTCCGGCAGTTTTCTTTTAACAGGAGACACATAGGCCCAGTGCTCCTCGTATTCAGCGCCCTCCAATATCCAGTCGTTAAAGAGTTGCTTTTCTTCAGCCGTCAAAACACGCGGATGATTGGTCGGTGGCATGATATCTTCTTCATTCTCCGCGTTGATCATCCACATCATGAGGCTGTCTTCCGGATTCCCTGGAATGATGGCCGGTTCGCCATCACGCCCCGCTATAGCTTCATCCCGAACGTCCAAGCGCAGATCCGCTTCACGAGCCGCCGCATCTGGACCATGGCATTGAAAACAGGTGTCCGACATAATGGGCCTGATGTCTCGATTGAAGAAAACCTCTGCGAGCAACCGTCTTGGTGTAGCCAAAATGGATACAACTATCGTCAGCAGGCATAGGGGCGTTTTGTGGACGTATGACATGGGATACTTCAAAAAGGATGAGTCCCATAAAATAACCGCTATCCAGTTCGGCAAATTCTAAAAACAATTACCATATCAGTTTCTTATTAAACCGTACGGCTAATAGGCCAACCATTCATAGGCTCTGTAGTTGTACCACTTTGCAGGGAAACTCAGAAGCGAGGTTGTTGGTTTCGTTGGGATCCGTTTTAAGATCAAATAACAAGGGGTCCTCACCTTCCTTGAGCACCAGTTTGAATCGTCCGTCTGAGATTAGTTTCCAATCATTCAAGGCGCTTTTGTTCACGCGTCGGTGAATTTGGGATTTTCCACAAAGTACAGGCGCGAAAGATGAGGCATCAGATTTCGGTAAAGGTTCAGCACCTGCCATATCCAGGATAGTGGCACCTATATCGTGAAAACTTACAAGCGCTCCTGACACCTGACACCCGACACCTGCCCCACTGACCACCAGTGGCACATCGACCGAGCCTCCATACCAAATCGATTTTTGCCAACGATTATGATCCCCCAGCATTTCTCCATGGTCACTGGAGAAAATAATAACGGTGTTTTCAAGTTCACCTCGTTCTTCAAGGAGATCTAAATAACGCCCGATCTGAGAATCGATGTTCTCGATCATGGCAGCGTAATTCTGTTGGCGTAGCAGAATAAGTTCTGGATCGTCCTGATCATTGTCCACAGGCGATGGAAAGTCGACGTCCTGCCACTGCTCTCGCATCGTAGTAGTCACATCGTAGGGATCGTGAGGTCCGGCGAAATTAACTACCAGGTGCCACGGTTGCTCCTTCGAAAACTCTTGGAGCCTATCCAAGCCATTCTGAGCAATCCAGTTATCACAGTAAGCCTCATCAGGTAGCTCGGTCACTGCCTCGAATAAAAGATTCCCAGTGCTATGCTCGTACATGGATAGGTGCTTATCCAAAAGCCCATGATCACTCAGGTATTTTATGTAGGGGCCTTTTATGACTCCCTCTTTTCGATAGGACCAAATGGCATCACCCTTCCCCTCACTGTCGTTGCCTTCGCTAAAACCGTATTCATCCAACAACATCGATCCATCCACTCCCCAATCGAGATCCGCCTTGTGTAGATCAAATTTCCCAACACCAGCAACATGGTAACCCGAATCCCGAAGCGATTGATAATAGGTTCTCCGATTAAGCGGCAAGTTGTCATAGATCGTTGGCGCGCCACAATTTTTGAAATCCATGCCAGTAGCCAAGCAAGCTCTGGCTGGAGAGCACAGTGGCGACGGTGTGATGGCCCGTGTAAAACGAGTGCCCTCAGCTGCAAGTCGATCAATGTTTGGCGTATTGACCGGCAGGTCGGACGCACAACCCATCCAATCGACTCGAAATTGATCAGGGATAAAAAACAAAAAACTGGGACGCCTTTCCACAGACTTAGCCTAAGAATCAGTTTTCAGCATAGGGAAACCAGATAATGCGATCGTTGTTACTGTCGGCGATATACAGCCATCCTTCATGCACGCGTGAGCCATGAGGGCGATCAAGCTCAATTTCTAACGGATTGCTCGAAGTTGCCGGACCCTTCACCTGCGGAACGCCTGCAACCAACTCAATGGTCCCCGCCTTGGGATCGTAACGTCGAATCACATGATTCTCTGTATCAGTGATTAAAATACGCCCTTTCGGATCGAGAGCCAGGTGTTTTGGACCATCCATGGTCGCGTGGATAGCAGGACCTCCGTCTCCCGAATAGCCTTTAGTACCTGCGATATTAATCACGGTTCGAATCCGGCCATCTTTTCCGACGACTCGGAGTGCGTGCCCACCACGTGAGCAAATGTAAAGATTGTCGTCTTCATCCAAGAGCACGGCTCGTGGATCTAAGAGCGGAGCTTCTGTTGCGATAGAGTCATCCTCAGGAACGCCTTTTACGCCATTGCCGGCTACCGTTGAAATGATTCCGGTTTTCATATCCATCTTCCGGATACGTCGATTGGGAAGGTCGTTAAAATACAAGACAGAATAATCTGAATTAAAACAGGGCGAATGTACTTGTGCGACTTGCGCCTTATTCCCGGGGCCACCATCTCCCGAAAACCCTGAAACACCAGTACCTATGATGGTTGAAATCTTTCCTGTCTTAGCGTCGATTTTTCTAACACGAGCATTGAATGTATCCGCTAAATAAATACTCCCATCCTTTCCAAGCACCAGATCGTGCATCCCATTGAAGTTTGCCTTCAAAGGATCAGAGCCATCATTCGCTCCTTGATCTCCCGCCTTGGGAGAGGTGGTCGATTGCACACCGGCAACCACCGATGATCGGCCATATTCATCTACCTTGATCAGGCGATTGGAGCGCACGTATTCCACGGCTAGCATACTCCCCTCCTTGTCGAACACGACGCTGAAGGGATCCACGGTTACGCCTTTGTCGGTCCACACCGTCCGGGCAGACAAAGTTAAGGCCGATACAGAGAAGATGGAGAAGAGAAGAAAAAGCTTCATACTCCTATAGCCTCAAATTCAAGGCCATAGATCGAGCC
This genomic stretch from Opitutia bacterium ISCC 52 harbors:
- a CDS encoding sulfatase-like hydrolase/transferase — its product is MFFIPDQFRVDWMGCASDLPVNTPNIDRLAAEGTRFTRAITPSPLCSPARACLATGMDFKNCGAPTIYDNLPLNRRTYYQSLRDSGYHVAGVGKFDLHKADLDWGVDGSMLLDEYGFSEGNDSEGKGDAIWSYRKEGVIKGPYIKYLSDHGLLDKHLSMYEHSTGNLLFEAVTELPDEAYCDNWIAQNGLDRLQEFSKEQPWHLVVNFAGPHDPYDVTTTMREQWQDVDFPSPVDNDQDDPELILLRQQNYAAMIENIDSQIGRYLDLLEERGELENTVIIFSSDHGEMLGDHNRWQKSIWYGGSVDVPLVVSGAGVGCQVSGALVSFHDIGATILDMAGAEPLPKSDASSFAPVLCGKSQIHRRVNKSALNDWKLISDGRFKLVLKEGEDPLLFDLKTDPNETNNLASEFPCKVVQLQSL
- a CDS encoding DUF1549 domain-containing protein, with the protein product MGKNEIDHFVLASLEGDEINPSPLAEKETLIRRISLDLTGFPPTPEEVDAFVADESPDALEKVIDRLLASPRYGERMAWDWLDAARYADSNGYQNDPERGMWPWRDWVIQAFNNNMPYDQFSIEQIAGDLLPNPTQEQKLATAFLRNHMIYGEGGRLPEENRIEYLFDQAETVGTVWMGVTMNCARCLLKWADPRPCSRICRSDHLYLDGKCFAGKPRHDH